The following are from one region of the Mannheimia granulomatis genome:
- a CDS encoding DUF262 domain-containing protein, with amino-acid sequence MTNEQVKTSHIKDLCNSDRYIVPIYQRNYAWGKDEIELLIQDIFEALNKNEGKNYYIGSLVVSKRKDGYEVIDGQQRLTTLKLLLSYYNKEKNIYLDFEHREESNDSFEKLHSKQSQKNSIEQGFQIIKNYNELLDEDKKQKFFNFLLERVVILRTEVPENTDLNHYFEIMNNRGEQLEKHEVLKARLMDKLQENERSLFSLIWDSCSDMNVYAIKRFPYSNDDSKSVRTNENFFGDFCEKIPSDFDKMLAVIKSEPDKYSSDKRDILSLLDGHKIINSDVNNNNYDEIRDGKFNSIIDFPNFLMIVLKVFTSNKNIPLNDKDIPLNDKFIFEVFNKLLAEDKIKEFIMCLLKCRLIFDRYIIKSRDEDDSWSLNGLKKYKNGKYFYFKEVNTFGTAFEAKEKEGIVTNEGVNYDTSEEHTKIVQLLSMFHTAFRQKIYKEWLYDVLCILYKSDSLKEGYGLLANSYISILEKLAYDYYIEDSRQKLFNQKGQYIPNYIFNYLDYLLWRDWNNKVGEKNDFLQKDNFIFSLSRNSIEHYLPQSKKDSLLNDVDPFDSKREEILNSFGNLCLISHYQNSSLNDEIPSDKVKRYVSGSLKCISPKQAIMLSYDKWNAKNINNHNNEMMKIFDEERDRLSKLKNN; translated from the coding sequence ATGACGAATGAGCAAGTAAAAACATCACATATAAAAGATTTATGTAACAGTGATAGATATATTGTGCCAATATATCAGCGTAATTATGCTTGGGGTAAAGATGAAATTGAATTACTTATTCAAGATATTTTCGAAGCCTTAAATAAAAATGAAGGTAAAAACTATTATATAGGTAGCCTAGTGGTGTCCAAGCGTAAAGACGGATATGAAGTGATTGATGGGCAACAACGCTTAACCACATTAAAGCTACTATTAAGTTATTACAATAAAGAAAAAAATATCTATTTGGATTTTGAGCATCGAGAGGAATCAAATGATAGTTTTGAAAAACTTCACTCTAAACAATCTCAGAAAAATAGTATAGAGCAAGGGTTTCAGATTATCAAAAATTATAATGAATTATTAGATGAGGATAAAAAACAGAAGTTTTTCAATTTTTTACTTGAAAGAGTTGTTATTCTTAGAACAGAAGTGCCTGAAAATACGGATCTTAACCATTATTTTGAAATTATGAATAATCGTGGTGAGCAATTAGAAAAACACGAAGTACTAAAAGCAAGATTGATGGATAAACTTCAAGAAAATGAAAGATCTTTGTTTTCCTTAATTTGGGATTCTTGTTCGGATATGAATGTTTATGCTATCAAGCGTTTTCCATATTCTAATGATGATAGTAAAAGTGTTAGGACGAATGAAAATTTCTTTGGTGATTTTTGTGAGAAAATACCATCAGATTTTGATAAGATGCTGGCAGTAATAAAATCAGAACCTGATAAATATAGTAGTGATAAAAGAGATATTTTATCATTATTAGATGGACATAAAATTATTAACAGTGATGTTAATAACAATAATTATGATGAAATTAGAGATGGGAAATTTAACTCTATTATAGACTTCCCTAATTTCTTAATGATTGTTTTGAAAGTTTTTACTTCAAATAAAAATATTCCTTTAAATGATAAAGATATTCCTTTAAATGATAAATTTATTTTTGAGGTATTTAATAAATTACTTGCTGAAGATAAAATAAAAGAGTTTATTATGTGCCTGCTAAAATGTAGATTGATTTTTGATAGATATATTATCAAATCAAGAGATGAAGATGATAGTTGGTCTTTAAATGGTTTAAAAAAATATAAGAATGGAAAATATTTTTATTTCAAAGAAGTGAATACATTTGGGACAGCTTTTGAAGCTAAAGAAAAAGAGGGAATAGTTACTAATGAAGGTGTTAATTATGATACGTCAGAGGAACATACTAAGATAGTACAGCTACTCTCTATGTTTCATACGGCATTTAGACAAAAAATATATAAAGAGTGGCTGTATGATGTTTTATGTATTCTTTACAAAAGTGATTCTCTTAAAGAGGGATATGGGTTGTTGGCTAATTCATACATATCAATACTGGAGAAATTGGCTTACGATTATTATATAGAGGATAGTAGGCAAAAATTATTTAATCAAAAAGGTCAATATATACCTAACTATATATTTAATTATTTGGATTATCTTCTATGGAGAGATTGGAATAATAAAGTCGGTGAAAAGAATGATTTTCTACAGAAAGACAACTTCATATTTTCATTGTCTAGAAATTCTATCGAACATTATTTACCTCAAAGTAAGAAAGATAGTTTATTAAATGATGTTGATCCTTTTGATTCTAAAAGAGAGGAGATTTTAAATAGTTTTGGTAATTTATGCTTGATTTCTCATTATCAAAATTCATCATTAAATGATGAGATTCCATCAGATAAAGTAAAAAGATATGTATCAGGTAGCTTAAAATGTATTAGTCCTAAACAAGCGATAATGCTTAGTTATGATAAGTGGAATGCAAAAAATATCAATAATCATAATAATGAAATGATGAAAATTTTTGACGAGGAACGTGACAGACTCTCCAAGTTAAAAAATAACTAA
- the cobB gene encoding Sir2 family NAD+-dependent deacetylase — protein sequence MKKDLKIVVLTGAGISAESGIRTFRAEDGLWENHRVEDVATPEGYKRDRELVQRFYSERRRKLFDPEVQPNAAHLALAKLEEKLGENLLIVTQNVDNLHERAGSKNVIHMHGELLKVRCPNKGTVYEWHGDVTDESRCTCCIQPARLCPHIVWFGEIPLQMLEIDEAIYDCDIFVSIGTSDNVYPAAGFVEKANRWKSYTVELNLEPSKVKTAFKEARYGKATEVVSQFVEEILASLEA from the coding sequence ATGAAAAAAGATCTTAAAATCGTGGTGCTAACCGGTGCTGGTATTTCTGCCGAGTCTGGCATTCGTACATTCCGTGCCGAAGACGGCTTGTGGGAAAATCATCGGGTAGAAGATGTCGCAACACCTGAGGGCTATAAACGAGATCGGGAGTTAGTCCAACGTTTTTATAGCGAACGCCGCCGAAAACTGTTTGATCCCGAAGTGCAACCCAATGCGGCTCATCTTGCCTTAGCTAAATTGGAAGAGAAACTCGGCGAAAATCTACTGATTGTCACACAAAATGTCGATAACTTACACGAACGTGCAGGCAGCAAAAACGTGATTCATATGCACGGCGAATTGCTGAAAGTCCGTTGCCCGAACAAAGGTACAGTCTATGAATGGCACGGCGATGTGACGGACGAAAGTCGCTGTACTTGCTGTATTCAGCCCGCTCGGCTATGTCCGCATATTGTTTGGTTCGGAGAAATTCCGTTGCAAATGTTAGAGATTGATGAGGCGATTTACGATTGCGATATTTTTGTCTCCATTGGCACATCGGACAATGTTTACCCTGCTGCTGGTTTTGTTGAAAAGGCAAATCGCTGGAAATCCTACACGGTCGAGCTCAATTTAGAGCCGAGTAAAGTCAAAACTGCTTTTAAAGAAGCTCGTTACGGTAAAGCTACGGAAGTTGTTTCACAGTTTGTCGAAGAGATTTTGGCAAGCCTTGAAGCCTAG
- the selD gene encoding selenide, water dikinase SelD: MSEPIRLTQFSHGAGUGCKISPKVLGTILQTQLDKFIDPNLLVGNETADDAAVYDLGNGQAIISTTDFFMPIVDDPFDFGRIASANAISDIFAMGGKPIMAIAILGFPVNKLPAEVAQQIVEGGRFACQQAGIALAGGHSIDSPEPIFGLAVTGVVPTERVKRNASAVAGCELFLTKPLGIGILTTAEKKGLLQPEHQHLASEVMCQINLIGAEFSELPEVTAMTDVTGFGLLGHLSEVCQGSNVRAEVHFADIQTLDGTKDYIALGAVPGGTTRNFDSYGHLISAMTDEQKAILCDPQTSGGLLVAVLPQAVEKVQQIAKNACVSLFHVGRLLEQEEGKALIEVI; the protein is encoded by the coding sequence ATGTCTGAACCGATTAGATTGACCCAGTTCAGCCATGGGGCGGGTTGAGGCTGTAAAATTTCTCCTAAGGTGTTAGGGACAATTTTACAAACTCAATTAGACAAATTTATCGACCCGAACTTGTTAGTAGGCAATGAAACGGCGGATGATGCGGCGGTTTATGATCTAGGCAATGGGCAGGCGATTATCAGTACAACGGACTTTTTTATGCCGATTGTAGATGATCCGTTTGATTTCGGGCGGATCGCCTCTGCTAACGCAATTAGTGATATTTTTGCGATGGGTGGTAAGCCGATTATGGCGATTGCCATTCTGGGCTTTCCGGTCAATAAATTGCCAGCGGAAGTGGCTCAGCAAATTGTTGAGGGCGGGCGTTTTGCCTGTCAGCAGGCAGGTATTGCTTTGGCGGGAGGGCATTCGATTGATTCGCCCGAGCCGATTTTTGGTTTAGCGGTAACCGGCGTGGTGCCAACCGAGCGTGTAAAACGTAATGCTTCGGCGGTGGCAGGTTGTGAGCTGTTTTTAACTAAACCGTTAGGTATTGGCATTTTAACCACGGCAGAGAAAAAGGGATTACTTCAGCCTGAACATCAGCATTTGGCAAGTGAGGTAATGTGCCAAATCAATTTGATTGGAGCGGAATTTTCTGAGCTACCTGAAGTCACGGCAATGACGGATGTAACAGGCTTCGGGCTGTTAGGTCATTTAAGCGAGGTGTGCCAAGGCTCAAATGTGCGTGCCGAAGTGCATTTTGCGGATATTCAAACTCTTGACGGGACAAAAGATTACATCGCTTTAGGAGCTGTGCCGGGCGGTACAACCCGCAATTTTGACAGCTATGGTCATTTAATTTCTGCAATGACAGACGAGCAAAAAGCGATTTTGTGCGATCCACAAACTTCGGGTGGATTACTTGTTGCAGTGTTGCCGCAAGCGGTTGAAAAAGTCCAACAAATTGCAAAAAATGCCTGTGTTTCTTTATTTCATGTTGGTAGATTACTTGAACAAGAAGAAGGTAAAGCGTTAATTGAGGTCATTTAA
- a CDS encoding NUDIX hydrolase, producing MFKPNVTLACVVHCKGKFLFVEEIEYGKRTLNQPAGHLEQNETLLEAAKRELFEETGIQAEISSLIRVYQWQAPRSQTDYLRFVFAVELEDWLEPQPKDADITQAMWLTLDEFHHYIQQEGQCERSPLVIQSVQDYLKGECYPLAILQAVV from the coding sequence ATGTTTAAACCGAATGTTACCCTTGCCTGTGTGGTGCATTGCAAGGGCAAGTTTTTGTTTGTCGAAGAAATCGAATATGGCAAACGCACCTTGAATCAGCCGGCAGGACATTTAGAGCAAAATGAAACGTTGCTTGAAGCGGCAAAGCGGGAGCTATTTGAAGAAACAGGCATTCAAGCTGAGATCAGCAGCCTGATTCGTGTTTATCAATGGCAAGCCCCTCGCAGCCAAACTGATTATCTGCGTTTTGTGTTTGCGGTGGAGTTGGAAGATTGGCTAGAGCCGCAACCTAAAGATGCGGATATTACCCAAGCGATGTGGCTTACGCTTGATGAGTTCCATCACTATATTCAGCAAGAAGGGCAGTGTGAGCGAAGTCCGTTGGTGATTCAGTCAGTACAGGATTATTTAAAAGGCGAGTGTTATCCGTTAGCGATTTTGCAAGCGGTGGTTTAG
- the ubiH gene encoding 2-octaprenyl-6-methoxyphenyl hydroxylase, with protein sequence MERQFDVVIVGGAVTGSVLALALSSFCQHKISIAIVEKLLPNYEQQGGFDARSIALAQGSLQKMSQIIPLAGENLGAVIQAIATPIHQIQVADKGHFGKATLKAAEQNIPQLGAVVELAKLGKKLTACLEKQPNIHTFCPNEVEVIERSQQGCKLTLASGEQLSCRLLVAADGIQSNIAKQCGVATQQVKDYGQSAVIANVELSEHHQNQAFEYFTEQGPFALLPLAGSCMSLVWCVKEAKTLMQLSDSEFLAQLQQQFGWKLGQFLRVSKRFVYPLILQKAESHIHHRLAVVGNAAQMLHPVAGQGFNLGLRDLFSLATSVADAFKQGKDIGEFSLLVEFEKRRERDQVSMMSSTSGLISLFSCEMLPVQIGRNFALFAVSHSSNARDWVANKALGW encoded by the coding sequence ATGGAAAGGCAGTTTGATGTTGTGATTGTAGGCGGAGCCGTTACCGGCTCGGTGTTGGCGTTGGCGTTAAGCAGTTTTTGTCAGCACAAAATTTCAATTGCGATTGTCGAAAAATTGTTACCTAACTATGAGCAGCAAGGTGGTTTTGATGCGCGCAGCATTGCATTAGCCCAAGGCAGTTTGCAAAAAATGAGCCAAATTATACCGCTTGCAGGTGAAAATTTGGGTGCGGTGATTCAAGCTATCGCTACCCCGATTCATCAAATCCAAGTGGCGGATAAAGGGCATTTCGGCAAAGCCACGCTGAAAGCGGCAGAGCAGAATATTCCTCAGCTTGGTGCGGTGGTGGAATTAGCAAAATTAGGCAAGAAATTGACCGCTTGCCTCGAAAAACAGCCGAATATCCACACTTTCTGTCCAAATGAAGTGGAGGTAATTGAACGCTCACAACAAGGTTGTAAGTTGACTTTAGCCAGTGGTGAGCAACTAAGCTGCCGCTTACTGGTTGCCGCTGACGGTATTCAATCAAATATTGCCAAACAATGTGGCGTAGCAACGCAACAGGTTAAAGATTACGGGCAATCGGCGGTGATTGCGAATGTGGAGTTGAGCGAGCATCATCAAAATCAGGCGTTTGAATATTTTACCGAGCAAGGGCCTTTTGCTTTATTGCCTTTGGCGGGGAGTTGTATGTCGTTGGTTTGGTGTGTGAAAGAAGCTAAGACGTTAATGCAATTGTCAGATAGCGAATTTTTAGCTCAATTACAGCAGCAATTTGGCTGGAAGCTAGGGCAGTTTTTGCGTGTGAGCAAGCGGTTTGTTTATCCTCTCATTTTGCAAAAAGCGGAATCGCATATTCACCACCGTTTGGCGGTGGTCGGCAATGCCGCACAAATGCTGCATCCTGTTGCCGGGCAAGGTTTTAACCTTGGTTTGCGTGATCTCTTTAGTTTAGCTACTTCAGTTGCCGATGCCTTTAAGCAAGGCAAGGATATTGGCGAATTTTCGCTGTTGGTTGAATTTGAAAAAAGGCGAGAGCGAGATCAGGTTAGTATGATGAGCTCAACAAGCGGTTTGATTTCACTCTTTTCTTGCGAAATGTTACCTGTGCAAATAGGGCGGAATTTTGCGTTATTTGCGGTTTCACATTCTTCTAACGCGCGTGATTGGGTAGCCAATAAGGCGTTGGGGTGGTAG
- a CDS encoding 3-deoxy-D-manno-octulosonic acid kinase, with amino-acid sequence MRNNHYLFNAELVAEEQVEFIQELLSCKNFENSDRLLGFSKGRGITWFLKTKAELGINIVLRHYYRGGLFGKLVKDSYFFSGFKQTRAYQEFFLLQQMLAWNLPVPRPVAIKVVRTLCCYRADIMLEKLDNTQDLSKSLQSRALSAEQYEQIGKLIRHLHNHQVHHSDLNIHNILLDDKSKFWLIDFDKCRIQKGDIWKKGNLARLLRSFKKEQARLNILFKDEDWQSILKGYLAE; translated from the coding sequence ATGCGAAATAATCACTATCTCTTTAACGCCGAACTTGTTGCCGAAGAACAGGTCGAGTTTATCCAAGAATTACTCAGTTGCAAAAATTTTGAAAATTCCGACCGCTTGCTAGGCTTCTCAAAAGGTCGCGGTATTACATGGTTTTTAAAAACTAAGGCTGAACTTGGCATAAACATCGTACTTCGCCATTACTATCGAGGCGGATTATTCGGAAAATTGGTGAAAGATAGTTATTTCTTTAGCGGATTTAAACAGACTCGGGCATACCAAGAATTTTTCTTGCTACAGCAAATGTTGGCATGGAATTTACCGGTACCACGCCCTGTGGCAATCAAGGTGGTTAGAACCTTATGTTGCTATCGTGCAGATATTATGCTGGAAAAACTGGATAACACACAGGATTTGAGCAAAAGCTTACAATCTCGGGCTTTATCAGCCGAGCAATATGAACAAATTGGAAAGTTGATTCGCCATTTGCATAATCACCAAGTTCATCATTCTGATTTGAATATTCATAATATTCTACTAGACGATAAATCCAAATTTTGGCTGATTGATTTCGATAAATGCCGTATTCAAAAAGGCGATATTTGGAAAAAAGGTAATTTAGCCCGTCTGCTACGTTCTTTTAAAAAAGAGCAAGCGAGGTTAAATATTTTATTTAAAGATGAAGACTGGCAATCCATTTTGAAAGGTTATTTAGCGGAATAA
- the folE gene encoding GTP cyclohydrolase I FolE, whose translation MTTISPELDTTENRISDEAQKVRQALLAKGIETPTVAHRKDKDSRRTEIQQHMQAVLELLGLDLTDDSLEETPHRLAKMYVDEIFSGLDYATFPKITNIENRMKVSEMVLVDDITLTSTCEHHFVTIDGKVAVAYYPKKWVIGLSKINRVVQFFAQRPQVQERFTEQILTAFQTILETDDVAVYVKATHFCVKCRGVKDTNSYTVTSAFGGVFLDDRETRKEFLGLLNK comes from the coding sequence ATGACAACGATCTCACCGGAATTAGACACAACAGAAAATAGGATTTCTGACGAAGCACAGAAAGTACGCCAAGCGTTATTGGCAAAAGGGATTGAGACCCCGACAGTTGCTCATCGCAAAGATAAAGATAGTCGCCGTACGGAAATTCAGCAGCATATGCAAGCAGTATTGGAATTACTCGGCTTAGATTTAACGGACGACAGTCTTGAAGAAACACCTCATCGCTTGGCAAAAATGTATGTGGATGAGATTTTTAGCGGATTAGATTATGCTACTTTCCCTAAAATTACGAATATCGAAAACCGAATGAAGGTGAGCGAAATGGTGTTGGTAGATGATATTACTTTAACTTCGACCTGTGAGCATCATTTTGTGACTATTGACGGCAAAGTGGCGGTGGCGTATTACCCGAAAAAGTGGGTGATCGGTTTGTCTAAAATTAACCGTGTGGTGCAATTTTTTGCCCAACGTCCGCAGGTGCAGGAACGCTTTACCGAGCAGATTCTCACTGCTTTCCAAACCATTTTGGAAACCGATGATGTGGCAGTATATGTGAAAGCGACACATTTCTGCGTAAAATGCCGTGGCGTGAAAGACACCAACAGCTATACCGTTACTTCGGCTTTCGGTGGCGTGTTCCTAGATGATCGAGAAACCCGCAAAGAATTTTTAGGTTTATTAAATAAATAA